One genomic region from Cardiocondyla obscurior isolate alpha-2009 linkage group LG01, Cobs3.1, whole genome shotgun sequence encodes:
- the Epsiloncop gene encoding coatomer subunit epsilon, whose translation MSRQQDFNDLLSLRNQFYIGNYQQCINEAQKLKTSIPDIAIQRDGFLYRAYIAQRKFRVVLDEINSSSPVDLQPLRTLADYFANPHRREAIIAELDKETKTISYDRYNLLIVAATIYYHEKNLEDAHRVTCNSDHLELMALTLQIYLKMDRLDLARKEFKDMQEKNDDDILTQLAQAWLNISCGGDKLLQDAYYIFQEMIDKYSSTSMLLNGQATCFIGQAKYEEAETALQEALDKDSNNPDTLINMIVLSQHMGKPPEVANRYLSQLKDSHLEHPFVKEYLQKEIEFHRLKEQYSSSV comes from the exons ATGTCACGTCAGCAGGACTTCAACGATCTCCTCAGCTTgcgaaatcaattttatatcggCAACTATCAGCAATGTATCAACGAAGCACAGAAACTTAAG acatCTATTCCAGACATTGCTATACAGCGTGATGGCTTCCTTTATCGTGCATACATAGCACAAAGAAAGTTTCGTGTGGTACTAGATGAGATCAACAGTTCATCTCCAGTAGATTTGCAACCTCTGAGAACCTTAGCAGACTATTTCGCCAATCCACATCGTCGGGAGGCTATAATAGCAGAACTAGATAAAGAAACCAAAACTATAAGTTACGATCGATATAATCTCTTAATAGTGGCTGCAACCATTTACTATCATGAGAAAAATCTGGAGGATGCCCATCGAGTAACATGTAACTCTGACCATTTGGAGTTAATGGCACTGACATTGCAGATATATCTCAAGATGGATCGTCTTGATCTGGCTCGTAAGGAGTTTAAGGatatgcaagaaaaaaatgatgACGATATTTTGACTCAGCTTGCTCAGGCATGGTTAAACATTAGTTGTGGTGGTGACAAACTGTTGCAAGAtgcttattatatttttcag GAAATGATCGATAAATATTCCAGCACAAGCATGTTGCTAAATGGCCAGGCTACTTGTTTTATAGGGCAGGCGAAATATGAAGAAGCAGAAACGGCTTTGCAGGAAGCTCTCGATAAAGATAGTAATAATCCAGACACATTGATTAATATGATTGTTCTTTCGCAACATATGGGCAAACCACCAGAAGTAGCAAATCGTTACTTAAGCCAATTAAAGGATTCTCATTTAGAGCATCCTTTTGTCAAGGAATACTTgcagaaagaaatagaattcCATAGACTTAAAGAACAATATTCATCTTCTGTTTGA
- the Vps15 gene encoding phosphoinositide 3-kinase regulatory subunit 4 produces MGNQLVGIAPSQIFPVEHYLTDHSDLLFDVNLGSTRFFKVARARSLEGLIVVKVFAIHDPTLPLSTYKDKLEEIRSKLASAVNCLPFQRMILTEKAGSIMREYVKYSLYDRISTRPFLTSIEKKWITFQVLYALNQAHKFGVCHGDIKLENIMITSWNWVLLTDFASFKPTYLPEDNPADFSYFFDTSRRRTCYIAPERFVKTLSSELSNTLLLPEQEVKTGDLHPMMDIFSAGCALTELYNEGHPPFDFSQLLAYRNNEYSVSKHLDSIDDQGIRELLSSMLERNPANRKSAEIYLAQTRGTVFPEYFYSFLQSYMLIFSAAPILSPDEKIMRLKKDIGNIISILKTEESERIKTNETKPAETTKSSQYENNVESIKDDSGHSEENTMVEVDSDQSSDKTDLNQTDMKSTTQDTGSDIQVDTELDVKLSENHKQTCNAESKKSISTSSENLEGLVIITQLVTSCIRGLHHSQSKLHSLEILLELAENVSDETILDRILPYIFHLVHDSAPRVRVSAIHTLTKCLHLVKSIPSSDVNIFPEYILPGLAHITQDEAVIVRAAYAENIAHLAHIALRYLENAHLSNLGNKEGLKPSYDSELQTLHEMVQQSVSMLLTDPQNLVKQTLMENGINKLCVFFGKQKANDILLSHVITFLNDKEDKELRGSFFECIVGVAAYVGWHSSPILMPLLQQGLSDPEEFVTTKAINAMATLTELGLLHKSALYQLLSETMVFLVHPNLWIRHATVGFISAAARTLNVVDVQCKVQTMLQPYLKHSLIQIEKEILLLEALVPPISRIVYDSIVKYNDVEELFQVLEHRQAVRAKAITGVVPSQYNDMSTSLRNLFRRLSSESMTEAVEDQLLIMKPHLMKINKYRNSADSKQNAIKSADGKLELSLVRDRIRHHVVVLYPDTKGDLTLPPFKRLDRRTSETGTYATMNQEWRTMFAAQDNTQHAIVKMSDMTGSSGSPSQSIHSGDIHLSPHHCLSDMTSINSLMNDHSLHERSYIQYRCAPCRLEVRQLTYRKQEQHAAVLRAKRWANNIACEAGSSSLPKDWRPRGIPVAHLHEHRAAVNKLVSIPDTSLFASSSSDGCIKIWDASKMEGRNIANRSRQTYMHRGGPLVGLTVCDQGQSLASSASTSGTVFVLRIEPNSSKMSLIGTRQLDCQEEGSAVDIQYLDFGSQSVLVYASLYGSLVGWDLRCPGTIWRLENDLKHGVITSFCVNSHQQWLTLGTSSGIHTCWDLRFQLPITSIKHPTGARVRKVITHPTENSWIISAVQGNNEISMWNLETDHRQMVLWASNAPPLSRTQTGHTVCAMYAGCIDCSGFLLAGGTDMRLRFWDFNRPIASYVALPAANDILTPNSLAYDLRLIDGTNVVQEVLVDDDSNPLSGSDTRGRNMEESGPETPPSGQHDTISAVAMSKTCILTGSTDGLIQVWK; encoded by the exons ATGGGCAATCAATTAGTGGGCATTGCGCCCAGCCAAATATTTCCGGTTGAACATTACTTGACGGATCACAGCGATTTATTATTCGACGTGAA TTTAGGAAGTACTAGATTCTTTAAAGTGGCTCGGGCTCGCAGTTTGGAGGGTCTGATAGTTGTAAAAGTGTTCGCAATTCATGATCCAACATTGCCATTATCTACTTATAAGGATAAGCTAGAGGAAATCAGATCAAAGCTAGCCTCAGCTGTTAACTGCCTACCATTTCAACGAATGATT CTTACAGAAAAAGCAGGTTCAATAATGCgagaatatgtaaaatattcccTTTATGACCGGATCAGTACTAGGCCATTTTTAACAAGTATTGAGAAAAAGTGGATTACTTTCCAAGTATTGTATGCCCTTAACCAAGCCCATAAG TTTGGTGTTTGTCATGGTGacataaaattagaaaatattatgaTAACTAGTTGGAACTGGGTATTACTCACAGATTTTGCTAGTTTTAAGCCAACATATTTACCAGAAGATAATCCTGCagatttttcgtatttttttgaTACTTCTAGGAGaag aACATGCTACATAGCACCCGAACGATTTGTGAAAACACTATCTTCAGAATTGAGCAATACATTGTTATTACCTgaacaagaagtaaaaacAGGTGACTTGCATCCCATGATGGACATCTTTTCTGCAGGCTGTGCTTTAACAGAATTGTATAATGAAGGACATCCACCGTTCGATTTTTcacaacttttag cATATAGAAACAATGAATATTCTGTAAGCAAGCACTTGGACAGTATAGACGATCAAGGAATACGTGAGCTGCTTAGTTCTATGCTAGAGAGAAATCCGGCAAATAGAAAAAGCGCAGAGATATATCTCGCTCAAACTCGTGGCACTGTGTTTCCAGAATACTTTTATTCCTTCTTGCAATCTTACATGCTTATTTTCTCTGCTGCTCCCATTTTATCGCCGgatgaaaaaataatgcgaTTGAAAAAGGACATTGGCAAtattataagtatattaaaGACTGAAGAAAGTGAGCGGATAAAAACAAATGAAACAAAACCTGCAGAAACCACAAAATCTAGTcaatatgaaaataatgtagAATCAATTAAGGATGATTCTGGGCATAGCGAAGAAAATACCATGGTAGAAGTCGACAGTGATCAGAGTTCTGATAAAACCGATTTAAATCAAACTGACATGAAAAGCACAACGCAAGATACTGGCAGTGATATTCAAGTAGATACGGAATTAGATGTTAAATTGTCTGAAAATCATAAACAAACATGCAATGCAGAATCCAAGAAATCAATTTCTACCTCGAGTGAAAATTTAGAAGGACTCGTTATTATAACTCAACTTGTTACATCTTGCATAAGAGGATTGCATCATTCACAGTCTAAATTACACAGTTTAGAGATATTATTGGAATTGGCTGAAAATGTTTCTGACGAGACTATTCTTGATAGAATATTACCCTATATC tttcaTCTGGTTCACGATTCGGCGCCGCGAGTAAGAGTATCAGCAATACATACTCTGACCAAGTGTTTGCATCTTGTAAAATCAATACCATCTTCAGATGTGAACATATTTCCTGAATATATTTTACCAGGATTAGCGCATATAACTCAAGACGAGGCAGTTATTGTTAGGGCAGCTTATGCAGAAAATATTGCGCATTTGGCACATATCGCTTTGCGTTATCTGGAAAATGCACATCTTTCTAATTTGGGAAACAAAGAAGGGCTAAAACCCAGTTACGATAGCGAATTGCAAACTTTACACGAAATG gTTCAACAGTCGGTCTCCATGCTGTTAACAGATCCTCAAAACTTAGTCAAACAAACGTTAATGGAgaacggaataaataaattgtgcgTGTTTTTCGGAAAACAGAAAGCCAATGATATTTTACTCAGTCACGTTATCACGTTTTTAAACGACAAGGAGGATAAAGAATTAAGAGGTTCTTTTTTTGAATGCATAGTCGGCGTGGCTGCGTATGTCGGTTGGCACAGTAGCCCTATATTAATGCCACTTTTACAACAAGGTTTGTCCGATCCTGAAGAATTCGTAACTACAAAGGCCATAAATGCTATGGCAACACTTACTGAATTGGGTCTATTACATAAATCAGCTCTCTACCAATTATTATCAGAAACTATGGTCTTCCTG GTACATCCTAATCTTTGGATACGTCATGCAACTGTCGGGTTTATATCCGCAGCGGCAAGAACTTTGAATGTGGTAGATGTCCAATGTAAAGTTCAAACAATGCTCCAGCCATATTTGAAGCATTCATTAAttcaaatagaaaaagaaattttattgcttGAGGCACTCGTTCCTCCCATATCTAGAATAGTATACGATTCTATAGTGAAATATAATGACGTGGAGGAATTATTTCAAGTGCTCGAACACAGGCAAGCAGTCAGAGCAAAAGCCATAACGGGTGTAGTACCGTCACAGTACAACGACATGAGTACCTCCTTAAGAAAT ctttttaGGCGATTAAGTTCGGAATCGATGACTGAAGCAGTTGAGGATCAATTATTGATTATGAAACCTCATTTAATGAAGATCAACAAGTATCGCAATTCTGCAGACTCGAAGCAAAATGCTATCAAGTCCGCAGATGGCAAGCTGGAACTAAGTCTAGTAAGAGATAGAATAAGGCATCATGTCGTCGTATTATATCCCGATACTAAGGGGGACTTAACTCTACCGCCCTTTAAAAGATTGGATCGAAGAACATCGGAGACCGGAACATACGCAACGATGAATCAAGAATGGCGCACGATGTTTGCAGCTCAAGATAACACTCAg CACGCTATCGTTAAAATGTCAGATATGACTGGAAGCAGCGGCAGTCCTAGCCAAAGCATACACAGCGGAGATATTCATTTATCTCCGCATCATTGCTTATCAGATATGACTAGTATAAATTCTCTTATGAATGACCATTCGCTTCATGAACGGTCTTACATACAAT atAGGTGTGCACCTTGCCGATTAGAAGTGCGGCAATTAACATATCGAAAGCAAGAGCAACACGCAGCTGTATTAAGAGCGAAACGTTGGGCTAATAATATCGCTTGCGAAGctg GTTCGTCATCACTGCCAAAAGATTGGAGGCCCCGAGGAATTCCTGTTGCACATCTTCATGAGCATCGAGCTGCAGTGAATAAATTAGTTTCAATACCGGATACTAGCCTTTTTGCGAGTAGTTCCTCTGATGGATGCATTAAGATTTGGGATGCCAGTAAAATGGAGGGACGAAATATAGCTAATCGTTCTAG ACAAACGTATATGCATAGAGGAGGTCCTCTGGTTGGTTTAACTGTATGCGACCAGGGACAATCTTTAGCAAGCTCGGCAAGTACATCTGGAACAGTATTTGTACTTCGGATTGAGCCAAACTCCAGTAAAATGAGCTTGATCGGCACACGTCAATTAGATTGCCAG GAAGAAGGAAGTGCTGTCGATATTCAGTATCTAGATTTTGGATCACAATCAGTTCTTGTGTACGCCTCGTTATACGGATCGCTGGTAGGTTGGGACCTGCGATGTCCCGGTACTATTTGGCGTTTGGAAAACGATTTAAAGCACGGAGTTATCACGTCATTTTGCGTAAACAGTCATCAGCAATGGTTAACTCTCGGTACAAGTTCGGGTATCCATACTTGTTGGGACTTGAGATTTCAACTACCGATAACAAGTATCAAGCATCCAACAG gTGCCAGAGTGCGAAAAGTGATTACACATCCAACTGAGAATTCATGGATAATCTCGGCGGTGCAAGGTAATAATGAAATCTCAATGTGGAATCTAGAGACTGATCATCGACAAATGGTTCTATGGGCCTCAAATGCTCCACCTTTGAGCCGGACTCAAACTGGTCACACAGTGTGTGCTATGTACGCCGGATGCATCGATTGTTCAGGTTTTCTTTTGGCTGGCGGAACTGATATGCGATTACGTTTTTGGGATTTTAATAGACCTATTGCATCCTACGTTGCTTTGCCTGCTGCTAACGATATTCTCACGCCAAATTCATTAGCATATGa TTTACGTTTGATAGACGGAACGAATGTTGTACAAGAAGTATTAGTAGATGATGATTCTAATCCGTTGTCTGGAAGTGATACAAGAGGAAGAAACATGGAGGAGAGCGGTCCCGAGACTCCACCCTCTGGACAACATGATACAATCTCCGCCGTGGCGATGTCAAAAACTTGCATTCTTACCGGGAGCACGGACGGCCTGATACAAGTCTGGAAATGA